A region of Lepus europaeus isolate LE1 chromosome 2, mLepTim1.pri, whole genome shotgun sequence DNA encodes the following proteins:
- the SON gene encoding protein SON isoform X2, whose protein sequence is MAADIEQIFRSFVVSKFREIQQELSSGRSEGQLNGETNTPVEGNQAGDAAASARNLPNEEIVQKIEEVLSGVLDTELRCKPDLKEASRKSRCVSVQTDPTDEVPTKKSKKHKKHKNKKKKKKKEKEKKYKRQPEESESKPKSHNDGNIDLESDSFLKFDSESSAMALEPVRAFGLSETSESSAVLLEPPLVSMEVSEPHILETLKPTTKTVELTVASTSVISEQSEQPVAGMLEPSTSKILDSFATAPVPATAVVPKSSEPVVTMSLEYQKSVLKSLENASTESSKMLVDPLGARALEPPETPGIASEAPAEVHPEPSTSTAMDFSESSATEVLSLPEQPVDVPSEMTESSVTRPQELMELPKTTALELPESSVASALELPGPPAISMPELQGPHVTPVLGLPGPSATPVPELPGPLSTPVPELPGPPVTPVPELPGPPVTPVPQLSQDLPGLPAPSMGLEPPQEVPEPPVMAQELPGLPAVSSAVELPGQPAVTVAMELTEQPVTTTELEHPVGMTTVEHPGHPEVTAATGLLGQPEATMVLELPGQPEATTALELPGQPSVTGVPELPGLPSATRALELSGQPVATGALELPGQLMATGALEFSGQSGAAGALELLGQPLATGVLELPGQPGAPELPGQPVATVALEISVQSVVTTSELSTMTVSQSLEVPSTTALESYNTVAQELPTTLVGETSVTVGVDPLLAQDSHMLASNTMEAHMLASNTMESQMLASNTMDSQMLASNTMDSQMLASSTMDSQMLASSTMESQMLATSSMDSQMLATSTMDSQMLATSSMDSQMLATSSMDSQMLATSSMDSQMLATSSMDSQMLATSSMDSQMLATSSMDSQMLATSSMDSQMLASGTMDSQMLASGTMDAQMLASGTMDAQMLASSTQDSAMLGSKSPDPYRLAQDPYRLAQDPYRLGHDPYRLGHDAYRLGQDPYRLGHDPYRLTPDPYRMSPRPYRIAPRSYRIAPRPYRLAPRPLMLASRRSMMMSYAAERSMMSSYERSMMSYERSMMSPMAERSMMSAYERSMMSAYERSMMSPMAERSMMSAYERSMMSAYERSMMSPMADRSMMSMGADRSMMSSYSAADRSMMSSYSAADRSMMSSYTDRSMMSMAADSYTDTYTDTYTEAYMVPPLPPEEPPTMPPLPPEEPPMTPPLPPEEPPEGPALPAEDSALAAENTWPTEVPALPTEESVSQPEPPVSQSEISEPSAVPAHYSVSASESSVLTSEAVMTVPEPPLEPESSVTSTPGESAVVEHEVPERPVTETPMTSVEPTVLTAEPPVVSETAETLDSMRTSGHASELSVSLLEPAVTVPEPAETILELPAMAVSEAAAVAVQEPPAMVVAVSESPTTVVAVPESPAVSVLEPPPVAESESLAVAVVDPPAVIEPEHVTIPVSVSALEPTVPIVDPAVSVLQPAMIISEPSLSVQESTVTISESAVTISEQTEIISTEMVLESTPVILESSVMSSSLVVKGMNLLSGDQNFAPEIGMQKIPLHSSEEPRAEGHLKSDSYESECSINTDLNTNNHLIAKEMEHSTVSAADTGPVGEIGQEKILPINEAEQCTVLDTSSGVNETDGSGTLSSTGPLAVEPDAVETSKGTDYVTPSALGSVNKYDVDVSLTTQDTEHDMVISTSPSGGSEADIEGPLPAKDIHLDLASGNLSKDTEELLSVKESDQTLAVVVSPKESSGEDKEVPLPTKEIPDSGFSTNIEDINEADLVRPLLPKDMERLTSLRAGIEGPLLASEAERDKSAASPVVISIPERASESSSEEKDDYEIFVKVKDTHEKSKKKNRDKGEKEKKRDSSLRSRSKRSKSPEHKSRKRTSESRSRARKRSSKSKSHRSQTRSRSRSRRRRRSSRSRSKSRGRRSVSKEKRKRSPKHRSKSRERKRKRSSSRDNRKAVRARSRTPSRRSRSHTPSRRRRSRSVGRRRSFSVSPSRRSRTPSRRSRTPSRRSRTPSRRSRTPSRRSRTPSRRSRTPSRRSRTPSRRRRSRSVVRRRSFSISPVRLRRSRTPLRRRFSRSPIRRKRSRSSERGRSPKRLTDLDKAQLLEIAKANAAAMCAKAGVPLPPNLKPAPPPTIEEKVAKKSGGATIEELTEKCKQIAQSKEDDDVIVNKPHVSDEEEEEPPFYHHPFKLSEPKPIFFNLNIAAAKPTPPKSQVTLTKEFPVSSGSQHRKKEADSVYGEWVPVEKNGEENKDDDNVFSSNLPSEPVDISTAMSERALAQKRLSENAFDLEAMSMLNRAQERIDAWAQLNSIPGQFTGSTGVQVLTQEQLANTGAQAWIKKDQFLRAAPVTGGMGAVLMRKMGWREGEGLGKNKEGNKEPILVDFKTDRKGLVAVGERAQKRSGNFSAAMKDLSGKHPVSALMEICNKRRWQPPEFLLVHDSGPDHRKHFLFRVLRNGSPYQPNCMFFLNRY, encoded by the exons aCTTGAAAGAGGCCTCCAGAAAAAGTAGATGTGTGTCTGTGCAGACAGATCCTACTGATGAAGTTCCCACCAAAAAATCAAAGAAGcataaaaagcacaaaaataaaaagaagaaaaagaagaaagaaaaggaaaaaaaatataaaagacagCCAGAAGAATCTGAATCAAAGCCGAAATCTCATAATGATGGGAACATAGATTTAGAATCAGATTCCTTTTTAAAGTTTGATTCTGAATCTTCAGCAAtggcactggaacctgtgagagCATTTGGCCTATCTGAGACCAGTGAATCATCTGCAGTTTTGTTAGAACCTCCTTTAGTATCAATGGAGGTGTCAGAGCCGCACATCTTAGAAACTCTAAAGCCAACTACAAAAACTGTAGAACTGACAGTTGCGTCAACATCAGTAATCTCAGAGCAGTCCGAGCAGCCTGTGGCAGGAATGCTGGAACCATCCACATCAAAGATTCTGGATTCCTTTGCAACAGCACCAGTGCCTGCTACAGCAGTAGTGCCGAAGTCATCTGAGCCAGTTGTCACAATGTCATTGGAGTATCAGAAGTCTGTGCTGAAATCTTTGGAGAATGCATCTACAGAGTCATCAAAGATGCTGGTAGATCCTCTAGGAGCAAGAGCTCTAGAGCCACCAGAAACCCCTGGGATAGCCTCTGAAGCACCTGCTGAGGTGCACCCTGAGCCAAGCACATCAACAGCAATGGATTTTTCAGAGTCATCTGCAACTGAAGTGCTTAGCTTGCCAGAGCAGCCTGTAGACGTACCATCGGAGATGACAGAGTCATCCGTGACAAGACCACAGGAGTTGATGGAGCTGCCTAAGACCACGGCGTTGGAGTTGCCGGAGTCGTCGGTGGCCTCAGCGCTGGAGTTGCCGGGGCCACCTGCGATCTCCATGCCGGAGTTGCAGGGGCCCCATGTGACTCCAGTGCTGGGGTTACCTGGGCCCTCTGCTACCCCGGTGCCAGAGTTACCAGGGCCCCTCTCTACCCCAGTGCCTGAGTTGCCAGGGCCCCCTGTGACACCAGTGCCCGAGTTGCCGGGGCCCCCTGTGACACCAGTGCCACAGCTGTCACAGGACTTGCCAGGGCTTCCAGCACCATCTATGGGGTTGGAGCCACCACAGGAGGTACCAGAGCCACCTGTGATGGCACAGGAGTTGCCagggctgcctgcagtgtcatCCGCAGTAGAATTGCCAGGGCAGCCTGCGGTAACAGTAGCAATGGAGTTGACCGAACAACCTGTGACGACGACAGAGTTGGAGCATCCTGTGGGGATGACAACGGTGGAACATCCTGGGCATCCTGAGGTGACAGCAGCAACAGGGTTGCTGGGGCAGCCTGAGGCAACAATGGTGCTGGAGTTGCCAGGACAACCAGAGGCAACTACAGCCCTGGAGTTGCCTGGGCAGCCTTCAGTGACTGGGGTGCCAGAGTTGCCAGGGCTGCCTTCGGCAACTAGGGCACTGGAGTTGTCAGGGCAGCCTGTGGCAACTGGGGCACTTGAGttgcctgggcagctcatggcAACTGGGGCACTGGAGTTCTCGGGGCAGTCTGGGGCAGCTGGAGCACTGGAGCTTTTGGGGCAGCCTCTGGCAACAGGGGTGCTGGAGTtgccagggcagcctggggcgCCAGAGTTGCCTGGGCAGCCTGTGGCAACTGTGGCGCTGGAGATCTCTGTTCAGTCTGTGGTGACAACGTCGGAGCTGTCAACGATGACCGTGTCGCAGTCCCTGGAGGTGCCCTCGACGACAGCGCTGGAATCCTATAATACGGTAGCACAGGAGCTGCCTACTACATTAGTGGGGGAGACTTCTGTAACAGTAGGAGTGGATCCCTTGTTGGCCCAAGATTCCCATATGTTAGCTTCTAACACCATGGAGGCCCATATGTTAGCATCCAACACCATGGAATCCCAAATGCTAGCGTCCAATACCATGGACTCCCAGATGCTAGCATCCAACACCATGGATTCCCAGATGCTAGCCTCTAGCACCATGGACTCCCAGATGTTAGCCTCTAGCACTATGGAATCCCAGATGTTAGCCACTAGCTCCATGGACTCCCAGATGTTAGCTACTAGCACTATGGACTCCCAGATGTTAGCAACCAGCTCCATGGATTCCCAGATGTTAGCAACCAGCTCCATGGATTCCCAGATGTTAGCAACCAGCTCCATGGACTCCCAGATGTTAGCAACCAGCTCCATGGACTCTCAGATGTTAGCAACCAGCTCTATGGACTCCCAGATGTTAGCAACCAGCTCTATGGACTCCCAGATGTTAGCAACCAGCTCTATGGATTCCCAGATGTTAGCATCTGGCACTATGGATTCTCAGATGTTAGCTTCCGGCACCATGGATGCTCAGATGTTAGCATCTGGTACCATGGATGCCCAGATGTTAGCATCTAGTACCCAAGATTCTGCTATGTTGGGTTCAAAATCTCCTGATCCCTATAGGTTAGCACAGGATCCTTACAGATTAGCTCAAGATCCCTATAGGTTGGGTCATGACCCTTACAGGTTAGGTCATGATGCTTACAGGTTAGGACAAGATCCCTATAGATTAGGGCATGATCCATATAGACTAACTCCTGATCCCTATAGGATGTCACCTAGACCCTATAGAATAGCTCCTAGGTCTTATAGAATAGCACCTAGACCATACAGGTTAGCACCTAGACCCCTGATGTTAGCATCTAGACGGTCTATGATGATGTCCTATGCTGCAGAACGTTCCATGATGTCATCTTACGAACGCTCTATGATGTCTTACGAGCGCTCCATGATGTCACCTATGGCTGAGCGATCTATGATGTCAGCCTATGAGCGCTCTATGATGTCAGCTTATGAGCGCTCTATGATGTCTCCTATGGCTGAACGCTCTATGATGTCAGCTTATGAACGCTCTATGATGTCCGCTTATGAGCGTTCCATGATGTCCCCGATGGCTGATCGATCGATGATGTCCATGGGTGCGGACCGGTCCATGATGTCGTCGTACTCTGCTGCTGACCGATCTATGATGTCATCGTACTCTGCAGCTGACCGATCTATGATGTCATCTTACACTGACCGTTCAATGATGTCTATGGCAGCTGATTCTTATACTGATACTTATACTGATACATATACAGAGGCATATATGGTGCCACCCTTGCCTCCTGAAGAGCCTCCAACAATGCCACCATTGCCACCTGAGGAGCCACCAATGACACCACCATTGCCTCCTGAGGAACCACCAGAGGGTCCAGCATTACCTGCTGAGGACTCAGCATTAGCAGCTGAAAATACTTGGCCTACAGAGGTGCCAGCGTTACCTACTGAAGAGTCTGTGTCACAGCCTGAGCCTCCTGTGAGCCAAAGTGAGATCTCAGAGCCTTCAGCGGTCCCTGCTCATTATTCAGTGTCAGCATCAGAGTCCTCAGTGTTAACATCAGAGGCTGTCATGACTGTTCCAGAACCACCACTGGAGCCAGAGTCTTCAGTTACATCAACACCTGGAGAGTCTGCTGTAGTAGAACATGAAGTTCCAGAAAGACCAGTGACTGAAACTCCCATGACATCAGTGGAACCAACTGTGTTAACAGCAGAGCCTCCTGTTGTATCCGAGACAGCAGAAACATTAGATTCCATGAGAACCTCAGGACATGCCTCAGAATTATCTGTGTCCTTGTTGGAGCCAGCAGTAACTGTACCAGAGCCAGCAGAGACCATTCTGGAGTTACCAGCCATGGCTGTCTCAGAGGCTGCAGCTGTGGCTGTCCAGGAGCCTCCTGCCATGGTTGTGGCTGTCTCAGAGTCTCCTACCACGGTTGTGGCTGTCCCAGAATCTCCAGCTGTGTCTGTCTTGGAGCCGCCTCCTGTGGCTGAATCAGAATCGCTGGCTGTAGCTGTCGTAGACCCTCCAGCTGTGATTGAGCCAGAGCATGTCACCATTCCAGTGTCAGTTTCTGCTCTGGAGCCTACTGTGCCTATTGTGGACCCAGCAGTGTCAGTCCTTCAACCTGCTATGATTATTTCAGAACCATCTCTTTCTGTCCAAGAATCCACTGTGACAATTTCAGAATCTGCTGTCACTATTTCAGAGCAGACAGAAATAATATCGACCGAGATGGTTTTAGAATCTACACCAGTAATATTGGAGTCTAGTGTTATGTCTTCATCACTTGTTGTGAAAGGGATGAATTTACTTTCTGGTGATCAAAATTTTGCTCCGGAGATTGGCATGCAGAAGATCCCATTGCATTCAAGTGAAGAGCCGCGTGCTGAAGGACACCTGAAAAGTGACTCTTACGAAAGTGAATGTAGTATAAATACAGACCTTAATACAAATAATCACTTAATTGCTAAAGAGATGGAACATAGTACAGTGTCTGCTGCTGACACTGGTCCTGTTGGTGAAATTGGTCAAGAGAAAATTTTGCCCATCAATGAGGCTGAACAATGTACAGTATTGGATACTAGCTCTGGTGTTAATGAAACTGATGGAAGCGGAACTCTGTCTTCTACTGGTCCTTTGGCTGTGGAACCTGACGCAGTGGAAACTAGTAAGGGTACTGACTATGTGACACCATCTGCTCTCGGTTCAGTTAATAAGTATGATGTTGATGTGTCTTTAACTACTCAAGATACTGAGCATGACATGGTCATTTCTACTAGCCCCAGTGGTGGTAGTGAAGCTGACATAGAGGGACCTTTGCCTGCTAAAGACATTCATCTTGATTTAGCATCTGGTAATCTTAGTAAAGATACAGAAGAACTATTATCTGTAAAAGAGAGCGACCAGACATTAGCAGTTGTTGTCAGCCCTAAAGAAAGTAGTGGGGAAGATAAAGAGGTACCTCTCCCTACTAAAGAGATACCTGATTCAGGATTTTCTACAAATATTGAGGATATTAATGAAGCAGATTTGGTGAGACCATTACTTCCCAAGGACATGGAACGTCTTACAAGCCTTAGAGCTGGCATTGAAGGACCTTTACTTGCAAGTGAGGCTGAACGTGACAAATCTGCTGCCAGTCCAGTTGTAATTAGTATACCAGAAAGAGCTTCGGAGTCATCTTCAGAAGAAAAAGATGATTATGAGATTTTTGTTAAAGTTAAGGACACACatgagaaaagcaagaaaaagaaccGTGACAAAggtgaaaaagagaagaaaagagattcTTCATTAAGATCTCGGAGTAAACGTTCCAAATCACCTGAACATAAATCACGCAAGCGTACTAGTGAATCTCGTTCTAGGGCAAGGAAGAGGTCTTCTAAGTCCAAGTCTCATCGATCTCAAACTCGGTCACGGTCACGGTCAAGacgcaggaggaggagcagcaggtctAGATCAAAGTCTAGAGGGAGGCGATCTGTATCAAAAGAAAAGCGCAAAAGGTCTCCAAAGCACAGATCTAAATccagggaaaggaaaagaaaaagatcaagCTCGAGGGACAACCGGAAAGCAGTCCGAGCTCGAAGTCGCACTCCAAGTCGCAGGAGTCGCAGTCACACTCCGAGCCGTAGGAGGAGGTCTAGATCTGTGGGTAGAAGAAGGAGTTTCAGCGTTTCCCCGAGCCGACGGAGCCGCACCCCCAGCCGACGGAGCCGCACCCCCAGCCGAAGGAGCCGTACCCCCAGCCGACGGAGTCGCACCCCCAGCCGACGGAGCCGCACCCCCAGCCGACGGAGCCGTACCCCCAGCCGACGGAGCCGCACTCCTAGCCGTCGAAGAAGATCTAGGTCTGTGGTGAGAAGACGAAGCTTCAGTATATCACCAGTCAGATTAAGGCGATCAAGAACGCCTCTGAGAAGAAGGTTTAGTAGATCTCCTATCCGTCGTAAAAGGTCCAGGTCTTCTGAAAGGGGCAGATCACCCAAACGTCTAACAGATTTGG ATAAGGCTCAATTACTTGAAATAGCCAAAGCTAATGCAGCTGCCATGTGTGCTAAGGCTGGTGTTCCTTTACCGCCAAACCTAAAGCCTGCACCTCCACCTACAATAGAAGAGAAAGTTGCTAAAAAGTCAGGAGGAGCTACTATAGAAGAACTAACTGAG aaatgcaaacagaTTGCACAGAGTAAAGAAGATGATGATGTAATAGTGAACAAACCTCATGTTTCggatgaagaggaagaagaaccTCCTTTTTATCATCATCCCTTTAAGCTCAGTGAACCCAAACCCATTTTTTTCAATCTGAAT ATTGCTGCAGCAAAACCAACTCCACCAAAAAGCCAAGTAACATTAACTAAAGAATTTCCCGTTTCATCTGGATCTCAACATCGGAAGAAAGAAGCAGATAGTGTTTATGGAGAGTGGGTTCCTGTAGAGAAGAATGGTGAAGAGAACAAAGATGATGATAATGTTTTCAGCAGCAATTTGCCCTCAGAG cCTGTGGACATCTCTACAGCAATGAGTGAACGGGCACTTGCTCAGAAAAGACTCAGTGAGAATGCATTTGACCTTGAAGCCATGAGCATGTTAAACCGAGCTCAGGAAAGG ATTGATGCCTGGGCTCAGCTGAACTCTATTCCTGGCCAGTTCACAGGAAGCACAGGAGTACAGGTTCTGACACAAGAACAGTTGGCTAATACTGGTGCCCAAGCCTGGATTAAAAAG GATCAGTTCTTAAGAGCAGCCCCAGTAACTGGAGGAATGGGAGCCGTTTTGATGAGAAAAATGGgctggagagaaggagaaggattaGGAAAGAACAAAGAAGGAAATAAGGAGCCTATCCTAGTTGATTTTAAGACAGATCGTAAAG GTCTTGTTGCAGTAGGAGAAAGAGCACAAAAGAGGTCTGGGAACTTCTCGGCTGCAATGAAAGATCTGTCAG GCAAACATCCTGTGTCTGCCTTGATGGAAATCTGTAACAAGAGAAGGTGGCAACCACCTGAATTTCTTTTGGTCCATGATAGTGGCCCTGATCATCGCAAACATTTTCTCTTTAGG GTATTGAGAAATGGAAGCCCTTACCAGCCCAATTGTATGTTTTTCTTGAATAGGTATTGA